The following are encoded in a window of Castanea sativa cultivar Marrone di Chiusa Pesio chromosome 5, ASM4071231v1 genomic DNA:
- the LOC142633506 gene encoding exopolygalacturonase-like: protein MGKNLSIATISLLLVLASTNAQQVFDVKSYGAQPNADITQALTKAWKAACAVAGSKVVISAGVYKLGLVTLLGPCKGAIEFNLQGTLQAPLDVASFNGKDAWVVFQHIDGLTVSGGGVFDGKGQQAWQKNTCNKDKNCNVLPYNIRFDYVTNSIVQDITSKDSKFFHINLFGCKMLQLQHVTITTPADSPNTDGIHIGHSSQINITNANIATGDDCISIGDGSQDITVNQVTCGPGHGISIGSLGKYQNEQPVSGIRVIGATLSNTENGVRIKSWPSSTSGVASDIHFENVIMNNVANPIIIDQNYCPNNQCSNQSPSKVKISNVSFKKISGTSSTKEAVNLICSKSVPCQQVVLSDIDLAYKGGGGSATSTCANVQPAVSGKQNPPACTNKL from the exons ATGGGAAAGAATTTAAGCATTGCAACAATTTCCTTGCTATTGGTGTTGGCATCCACCAATGCCCAGCAAGTCTTTGATGTTAAATCATATGGAGCACAACCTAATGCTGATATCACCCAG GCTTTGACAAAAGCTTGGAAAGCTGCGTGCGCAGTAGCAGGaagtaaagttgtgatttcagCAGGGGTGTACAAACTAGGTTTAGTGACTTTGTTGGGTCCATGCAAAGGTGCTATCGAGTTTAACCTTCAAGGAACCTTACAGGCCCCATTAGATGTTGCCTCCTTCAACGGTAAAGATGCTTGGGTTGTTTTTCAACATATCGACGGTCTCACTGTGTCAGGTGGTGGAGTTTTTGATGGCAAAGGACAACAAGCATGGCAAAAAAATACGTGTAACAAAGACAAAAACTGCAACGTTCTTCCTTAT AATATAAGGTTCGACTACGTCACAAATTCAATAGTCCAAGACATTACATCAAAAGACAGCAAATTTTTCCACATCAACCTTTTTGGATGCAAGATGTTACAACTCCAACATGTTACCATAACTACACCTGCAGATAGCCCCAACACTGATGGAATCCACATTGGACATTCATCTCAGATTAACATTACCAATGCCAATATTGCAACAGGTGATGATTGCATCTCCATTGGTGATGGAAGCCAAGATATTACTGTTAACCAAGTAACTTGTGGACCTGGCCATGGTATTAGCATTGGAAGTCTTGGAAAGTACCAGAATGAACAACCTGTTTCAGGAATCAGAGTTATTGGTGCCACACTTAGCAATACAGAAAATGGTGTTAGAATCAAATCATGGCCTTCTTCCACTTCTGGAGTTGCTTCTGATATACATTTTGAGAATGTTATCATGAACAATGTTGCCAATCCTATCATTATTGATCAAAACTACTGCCCAAACAATCAATGCTCAAACCAG TCTCCCTCTAAAGTTAAGATCAGCAATGTTAGCTTCAAGAAAATTAGTGGCACTTCTTCAACAAAGGAAGCTGTGAATCTTATTTGCAGTAAGAGTGTACCATGCCAACAAGTGGTGCTTTCTGACATTGATCTTGCATACAAGGGAGGTGGAGGATCTGCTACTTCCACTTGTGCTAATGTCCAGCCTGCAGTTTCGGGCAAGCAAAACCCTCCTGCTTGTACCAACAAACTTTAA